A genomic window from Punica granatum isolate Tunisia-2019 chromosome 2, ASM765513v2, whole genome shotgun sequence includes:
- the LOC116195675 gene encoding threonine synthase 1, chloroplastic, with amino-acid sequence MAASSFPHYTLSFSSSSAALSPNPRSVPRRPAVISCTSSTYDPSPLVEAPAPLPKTIRDEARRLRGPPQSFSAKYVPFGSGLDSAESYSLDEIVYRSRSGGLLDVQHDMEALKSFPGAYWRELFDSRVGRTTWPYGSGVWSKKEWVLPEIDSDDIVSAFEGNSNLFWAERFGKQFLGMNDLWVKHCGISHTGSFKDLGMTVLVSQVNRLRKLNCPVVGVGCASTGDTSAALSAYCAAAGIPSIVFLPADKISMAQLVQPIANGAFVLSIDTDFDGCMKLIREVTSELPIYLANSLNSLRLEGQKTAAVEILQQFDWEVPDWVIVPGGNLGNIYAFYKGFHMCKELGLVDRMPRLVSAQAANANPLYLYYKSGWKDFKPVKAMTTFASAIQIGDPVSIDRAVYALKNSDGIVEEATEEELMDAMAQADSTGMFICPHTGVALAALIKLRNRGVIRPTDRTVVVSTAHGLKFTQSKIDYHSKDIKDMACRLANPPVSVKADFGSVMDVLKRHLNSAPKY; translated from the coding sequence ATGGCCGCCTCCTCTTTCCCCCACTATACCCTCTCGTTCTCCTCCTCTTCCGCCGCTCTAAGCCCGAACCCCAGGTCCGTTCCAAGGCGGCCCGCCGTCATATCCTGCACCTCTTCCACCTATGATCCATCCCCGCTTGTAGAGGCACCAGCACCGCTTCCCAAGACCATCCGGGACGAGGCAAGGCGGCTGCGCGGGCCCCCGCAGTCTTTCTCTGCCAAGTACGTCCCGTTCGGGTCGGGCTTGGACTCAGCAGAGTCGTATTCCCTCGACGAGATAGTTTACCGGTCCCGCTCCGGCGGCCTCCTCGACGTGCAGCACGACATGGAGGCCCTTAAGTCGTTCCCCGGCGCGTATTGGCGGGAACTCTTCGACTCGCGCGTGGGCCGCACGACTTGGCCTTACGGCTCCGGCGTCTGGAGCAAGAAGGAGTGGGTCCTCCCGGAGATTGACTCCGACGACATCGTCTCTGCCTTCGAGGGCAACTCCAATCTCTTCTGGGCCGAGCGGTTCGGCAAGCAGTTCCTAGGGATGAATGACTTGTGGGTGAAGCACTGTGGAATCTCTCACACGGGAAGCTTCAAGGATTTGGGAATGACTGTATTGGTTTCTCAGGTGAACCGCCTCCGAAAGCTGAACTGTCCCGTGGTCGGTGTGGGCTGCGCTTCCACCGGGGACACGTCGGCGGCCCTCTCGGCATACTGCGCCGCTGCTGGGATCCCTTCAATCGTCTTCCTGCCTGCGGATAAGATCTCGATGGCCCAGCTTGTTCAACCCATTGCGAACGGGGCGTTCGTGCTGAGCATTGACACCGACTTCGATGGCTGCATGAAGTTGATCCGAGAGGTCACCTCTGAATTGCCAATCTATCTGGCCAATTCTCTGAACAGTCTCCGGCTCGAGGGGCAGAAGACTGCCGCGGTCGAGATCCTTCAGCAATTCGACTGGGAAGTCCCCGACTGGGTCATTGTCCCGGGGGGCAACCTCGGGAATATCTACGCTTTCTACAAAGGTTTCCATATGTGCAAGGAACTAGGCCTAGTGGATCGGATGCCGAGGCTTGTCTCTGCCCAGGCGGCGAATGCAAACCCACTGTACCTCTATTACAAGTCAGGGTGGAAGGACTTTAAGCCCGTGAAGGCAATGACGACTTTTGCCTCGGCGATCCAGATTGGGGACCCAGTCTCAATCGACCGGGCAGTCTATGCCCTGAAGAACTCGGACGGGATAGTGGAAGAAGCAACCGAGGAGGAATTAATGGATGCAATGGCACAGGCTGACTCAACCGGGATGTTCATATGCCCTCATACTGGGGTAGCTCTAGCTGCCCTGATTAAACTCAGGAACAGGGGAGTCATCCGGCCCACTGATCGGACTGTGGTGGTTAGCACAGCACACGGCCTGAAGTTCACTCAATCAAAGATCGATTATCACTCGAAGGATATCAAGGACATGGCGTGCCGGCTCGCGAACCCTCCAGTGAGTGTGAAGgcggactttgggtcggtgATGGACGTGTTGAAGAGACATTTGAATAGTGCTCCCAAGTATTAG